The segment TTAGACGTCCAATCCACTCTTGGGCTTTATCTTCAAGTTCATCATAGCGATCTTCAAGGCGTTGCTGTGGATTTTTAGATAAACGCTCTTCACGTCGCTCTGCTATCTCTTTTTCAATCGCTTGGACACTGGCTGTAACTTGTGACGTACTCATTGTTTTTACAACATCAATGATCGGTGAAACAAAAACCAGAGCTGATGCTTCCCCTGCTTGTGTAAAACGCTGATGGTAATTAGCAATTTGTGCCGCAGTTAAAGGCTTTTTAAGATCGGTTTGTAAGGCAGAAATCAATTTGTGAAAGACAACTAGTTGCTGCCGTCGATGCTTTACAAGTGCCGATTCAAGGCCTTGCTCTAACGCATCCTGCTGTTGAGAGTCCAAATCAAGATAATCTGATAAGTAATAATCAATCCAGAAATCCAATGAATTGTATACCAATTTAAATGTGCAACCAGATAACATCACACAAATAAAGATTATGCTTATCATTCTTTTCAACATCAGTACGTCTCCTTGTACAAACGTTTCACACTTTATATAACGTCTCTATATACCCATGCTTTTTAACTTGAGCTCTAGCTGTTTGGCTTGTTGTAAATATTCATCATCATGCCAAACTTGGTAACCAACCAAATACCACAGTAATGCTAGGTACTCACACCAAGGCTGCCAGTAATTAACAGCCTCTAACCACTTTAATGTCTCAGTAGATTCCGAAGTGATCTTCTCTTCTCTAGCCAAACAATAATCTTTCACTGCTTTTTCAGGGCTAAGTGCATTAGCTAATATAGTCATGGTTAAATCAAGAGAAGGATCACCTGCACAGGCATATTCCCAATCGATAACTTTAGCGCTCATCCCATCAACTAATTGGTCACAGTCATTAGGGACAATAATATTGTAACGCCCTAAATCAAAATGACAGCAGGTATCAGGAAAGTAATGATGAATCTTCTGGTTATCAAAATAATGATAAATAGACATTAATTGTTTTGATTTTAAATCAACAGGAATTGTTTGCCAGTAATGCTCAATACGTTGCTTAATATCTAATCGATGGATGGGAAGCGGTAAAGCATGAATACGCGCTTGTAGTTGGCACAGTTGCTGATTGGTAAATCGTTGATCTGCTTGTTCGCCTTCAAGCCAATCTACAATTAATACTTGTTCATTATTATTTGGATTAGTGTCTAACAATGCATAGGGTTTTGGCGCTAATTCAAAATGTTCAATTAAACGTAATAACTGATATTCATGCGTTCGATTAATACCAAAAGCTTGAGCTGTGCTCGTTAGTGGTCGCCACACGTAATGGGAAGATTGATTATTCGAAGGGTGATAC is part of the Photobacterium angustum genome and harbors:
- a CDS encoding phosphotransferase — protein: MKDNESFDPTLLSLLPDTQFLTASPLAGGLTNRCWKLFLYHPSNNQSSHYVWRPLTSTAQAFGINRTHEYQLLRLIEHFELAPKPYALLDTNPNNNEQVLIVDWLEGEQADQRFTNQQLCQLQARIHALPLPIHRLDIKQRIEHYWQTIPVDLKSKQLMSIYHYFDNQKIHHYFPDTCCHFDLGRYNIIVPNDCDQLVDGMSAKVIDWEYACAGDPSLDLTMTILANALSPEKAVKDYCLAREEKITSESTETLKWLEAVNYWQPWCEYLALLWYLVGYQVWHDDEYLQQAKQLELKLKSMGI
- a CDS encoding DUF6279 family lipoprotein, which codes for MLKRMISIIFICVMLSGCTFKLVYNSLDFWIDYYLSDYLDLDSQQQDALEQGLESALVKHRRQQLVVFHKLISALQTDLKKPLTAAQIANYHQRFTQAGEASALVFVSPIIDVVKTMSTSQVTASVQAIEKEIAERREERLSKNPQQRLEDRYDELEDKAQEWIGRLTKQQKQLILNLAQLQLQQSTMFQNIATDNLSQLKTILKQRTNPNFSSSIEQQVKNILSLKNALYQTQLDEYLIQRFVIMRQLNESLSPQQLSHLQGELTSLRKDIATLIQKK